CCAACCCGTCCATACTCTCCGCCCTTCAGCGTTTCGGTCCGGGCGCGACGACGCCGGCCTCGTACGCGTAGACAACAGCTTGCGCCCGGTCTCGCAGGTCCAGCTTGGTCAGGATGCGGCTCACGTGCGACTTCACGGTCTGCTCGGCGAGGACGAGGTCGGCCGCGATCTCGCGGTTCGACCGGCCCTTGGCAAGCAGTCGCAGTACGTCGGTCTCGCGCGGGGTGAGGGTCGCGTCGACCGGTGGGAGGACGGGACGGGCCTTCGCGAAGTCCTCGACCAGGCGCCGGGTGATCGACGGCGCGAGCAACGCGTCGCCCGCGGCGACGACGCGGACCGCTGCCGCCAGCTCGCCGGGCGAGGCGTGCTTGAGGAGGAAACCGCTGGCACCCGCGCGGAGTGCGTCGTACACGTACTCGTCGAGATCGAAGGTCGTCAGCACGATCACCTTCGGCTCGCTGCTCTCGGCGAGGATCTGCCGGGTCGCCGCGATCCCGTCCAGGACCGGCATCCGCACGTCCATCAGGATCACGTCCGGCCTGACGTCTCGCGCGACCTCGATCGCCTCGGCGCCGTCCCCGGCCTGGCCGACGATCTCGAGATCGTC
The Kribbella italica DNA segment above includes these coding regions:
- a CDS encoding response regulator gives rise to the protein MIRVMVVDDQEIVRAGFSALLGSHDDLEIVGQAGDGAEAIEVARDVRPDVILMDVRMPVLDGIAATRQILAESSEPKVIVLTTFDLDEYVYDALRAGASGFLLKHASPGELAAAVRVVAAGDALLAPSITRRLVEDFAKARPVLPPVDATLTPRETDVLRLLAKGRSNREIAADLVLAEQTVKSHVSRILTKLDLRDRAQAVVYAYEAGVVAPGPKR